One Coprobacter fastidiosus genomic window, GATGGGGTGGAGTAGAAAACTTATCATTAATTCCCGGAGAAGTCGGAGCAAGTGCCGTCCAGAATATCGGAGCTTATGGTGTTGAAGTGAAAGATATTATTCTGCAAGTAGAGGCGATTGAGGTGGCAACAGGCCAAGAACGGACTTTTACGACGGCAGAGTGTATGTATGGATATAGAGACAGCATATTCAAGAAAGAAATGAAAGGTAAATATATTATAACATCGGTGATATATTTGCTCCGAAAAAATCCGGTTTATCATCTTGATTATGGGAATCTTCGTCATGCTATCGGCAATAAAAATATTAATTTGCAAACTATAAGGGATACTGTGATAGAAATTAGAAAATCGAAACTTCCCGATCCTGACGATTATGGAAATGCCGGTAGTTTTTTTATGAATCCGGTCATTCCTGTTTCTCAATACAATCTGTTAAAAGAAAAATATCCGGAAATACCGTTTTATCCAGTTGATACCCAGTCTGTGAAAGTCCCGGCAGCATGGCTTATTGATAAAGCCGGGTGGAAAAATAAAATGTTGGGAGGAGCAGCAGTACATGATAAACAGTGTTTAGTATTAATAAATAAAGATAATGCTGTAGCAAAGGATATTATAGATTTGGCTCAAAATATAGTTGATTCTGTAAAATCTCTTTATGGAATAACAATTAAACCTGAAGTAAATTATATATAGTTTCTGCCGAAATATTATGCAAATTAAATTTTTAGGAACAGGGACATCGACCGGAGTACCTGAAATTGCATGCCATTGTGAAGTTTGTTCTTCGAACGATCCGAGAGACCGAAGATTAAGGACATCGGCGTTGTTTACAATAAAGAGTAAAAATATTTTAATAGATTGTGGTCCGGATTTTCGGCAACAGATGTTATGCAGTCATACAGAAAAGATCGATGCGGTTTTATTAACCCATGTACATTATGATCATACGAGTGGTTTAGATGAGTTGCGAGTTTTTTGTAAAGAGCATTCTGTGGATGTCTTTTTAGAGCCTTGGGTTGCAGATGCGATAAGGGCAAGAATACCTTATTGTTTTGTCGAACATCCTTATCCGGGTGTTGCAAGTCTTAATCTAAATGAGATTGGCACAGATCCGTTTTGCGTACAGGATATCTCTGTAATACCGATTCGAGTAATGCATTATAAACTTCCCATATTAGGTTATCGTATTGAAGATGTGGCCTATATTACGGATATGTTATATATCTCGGAGGAAGAGATGGAGAAAATAAAAGATGTTAAAATATTAATTATTAATGCATTGCGTCATACAGAACATATATCTCATCAGACATTAGACATGGCATTGAGTCTCATAAAACGTGTAAAGCCCGAAAGAGCTTATCTTATTCATATGAGCCACCATATGGGATTACATGAAGTGGAATCGAAAAAATTACCTGAGAATGTATATTTCGCCCATGACGGATTACTAATCGACACGGAATATATATAAACGAACAACTAATCTATAACTTCAGTTGTTTTATTAAAGTAATTCAATTCTAAAAAGTTTTTTATGAAAAAGACAACTGAACCGAACGTGGAGATAGGAACTTCTGCTGCTCCAGAGATGTTTTACATTAAAATTTTAGCAGACGGACCATATTTAGTATATGGAAATCCCCCTATTGATCAAGAAATTATTATGCCTAATGAAGATGGAGCTTCTTGGGTTTATAAAAAAGGACGTCATTACAAGACCGAAGGTGAATATACGGCACTTTGTCGTTGTGGTGAATCTTGTAAAAAACCTTTTTGCGATGGTTCTCATTCTAAAGCGGACTGGAATCCGGAAGAAACAAGCGACAAACGTCCTTTATTGGAAGATGCCGAACTGTTCGAAGGTCCGGCAATGGTATTGGCCGATAATGAGAAATATTGTGCTTTTGCTCGTTTTTGTGATGCATACGGTCGTATCTGGAATATTGTACAGATTGCGAAAACTCAAGATGAAATAGACCTTGTCAAACATGAGGCTGGTCATTGTCCAGCTGGACGCTTGGTTGTATGGGATAAAAAAACAAAAAAAGTTTTTGAACCGTCGTTTGATCCTTCAATTGGGATTATAGAGGATCCCGGAATCAAGGTAAGTGGTCCTATATGGGTGAAAGGTGGAATTCGTGTTGAGAGTGCTGACGGAAGTAGCTATGAGATTAGAAATAGAGTTACTTTGTGCCGTTGTGGTCAATCTTCCAATAAACCTTTTTGTGACGGGACTCACGCTTCTATGCATTTTAGAGATAATTTGCCTTTAGAAGCCGGTAAAGAAGAATGGTAGTTCTATTTTCAAGTATGTTTTTCCGTTCCGGACTATGAGACGTGTAGGGATGGATAAACAGCTCTAAAGTAGGGGTATAAGAACTTATTAAAGTTTTGTTTGTGGCTGTTTTGAGGATACTCTTTCGAGGATATTTTTCTGTTTTTGCAAAGATGATAACGGGCTATTTGATGATTAAAAACGGGGAAAAAGACCAAAAGAAAATGAAAAAATGATCTGATAATATTTTCTTATTGGAAAATTAAGACTGGCTCTAAAAGTCTGAGTATATACTTTTACTCAAAAATTTAGGCCAGTTCTTATTTATAAAACAGATTTTCGACCAATGGAATCAACAAAGATGTCATAATTCCCATCAGTCCTATTGCAAGTCCGCTAATAGCTCCTTCTACCGCACCGAGTTCTATTGCCTTAGCTGTACCTAAACCGTGCGCAGCCGCGCCAAGAGCAAGACCTTTGGCAACCCGGCTTTTTATATGTAATTTACGAAGAATAAACGGCCCGATAATTCCACCTAATATACCGCATATAACGACAGTAATAGCTGTTAATGACGGAATTCCTCCACTTTTTGCAGAAAGGCTTAATGCTATGGGGGTAGTAACGGATTTAGGCTCTAATGAGACAATGACACTATGTTCTACTCCCATTAGTTTGCAAATCCAAATTACGCTTACGATCCCTACTAAACTTCCGACAATAATAGAAGAAGTGATGGATAGAACTTTTCCTTTTAAATATCCGATTTGTTCGTATAAAACATAACCCAATGCTACGACAGAAGGTCCTAACATGAAATGTATCATGTAACTGCCTTTGGAAAAAGTCTCGTAATCGATTCCTGCCCATTTTAATACTCCAATAATAATCGCTATACTGATAATAATGGGATGGAGCAGCGCAATTTTACTTTTGGTATAAATATATGTTCCTGATAAATAACTTGCTAATACGAGAAATAACAAAAATGGGGTAGAAGATAATATTTCGTTCATATAAATACAGTTTATAGCTTTTTTTCTAATTTATCTTGCATATATCCGACAACAGCGATAATAACAGCTGTCGTTACGACAGATACGATTAATAATGCTGCCCAATAGCGAGAAATGAGATCGAAAGATGCCATAAGACCGACTCCTGCAGGAACAAAAAAAAGTGCCATATTCTGTGTCAATGCGTTCGATACACTTCTTACATCTCGAGGTTTTACGAATTTCAGTAAAAGAGACAAAAATAACAGAACCATTCCGTAAACACTGCCCGGGACAATTCCATTAATTAAAAAACTTAAGCATTCTCCTAAAAAATAGAATAACATAATAATAGATGCACCTTTAACCATAATTTTTATATATAATAAAGTCCGTCTTTAACTTGAACAAATTGTTCATCACATAAGAAACGTAATGTTTCTACTATTTTTTCCTGTGAAAAAGGAATACGTGCTATAATTGTGTCGAGACTACATTTATCAGCTTGCAATAGTTTGTAGATTTCTTTTTCTATTCGGGAGAAATCTCCAGAAGTTAATTCTCCGGATTTTTGTTGCAAACAAATATCGCATAATCCGCATTCTCTGTTAAATGTCTCGCCAAAATAGTTTAATAATATTTGTGTTCTGCATTTTTTATCGTGAAGTACATATTCCAACATACTATGAATGCGATGAGAAAAACGTTCTTTGCGTTCTTCATAAACATTTCGGGGTATTGATAAATATTTCAGATCCTCTCGAGGTGTGGTATATATAATAAAAGGTGTCCTTTTTTGCGGTATGTAGTGTAAAATATGCTGTTTTGAAAAATAGATTAAGTTTTCGTATACCTCTTGAGGGGAGAGCCCGCTTCGTCTTGACAAGAGATCTTCCTGAATAAAAACGTAATCGGCGAATAAACCTGTATAGGAACGAAGTAAACATTGTAATAATTCTTCTTTTTCATAATCGTCCGTTTGCAATTTGTACAATTCATCACGTTGTACGGTTATCATTACTCTCGACAGAGATTCTACTTCTTCCGTAAACTCTATATATTGAGCTTGTTCTAATATTTTTAGTGCGTTAAATGTCGGTAATATGGGAAATTTAAACGTTTTGCAGAATGTGTTTAAATTGAAATCAAAAACAGAATTCATTCCCGATCCGACTGCTACTTGCAAAAAGTTTCCTAATGCTTCATATACACGAGATATAAATTCTCGTTCGGGAAACATATCACGGATTCTCTTTTCTAATTTTACCTTATCGGCATTTGCATATAAAATAACAGCATATGCCTGGAGCCCATCTCTTCCTGCGCGTCCGGCTTCTTGATAGTACTCTTCCGGAGAGTTAGGTAAATCCAAATGAATAACGAGTCGTACATCCGGTTTATCTATGCCCATTCCAAAAGCATTTGTGGCGACAATTACCCGACAATGATCTTCTTTCCAGGATTGTTGCTTACGGTTTTTATCTTCTGATTTTAAACCTGCATGATAAAAATCCGCACTGATTTTGAATCTTCTTAATTCTTCCGCAATCTCTTTTGTTTTTTGTCTGCTGCGGACATAGATTATGGCACTTCCCGGAACACGATTGAGAATATGTATTAATTGTTGAATTTTATTTTCTCCGTAGCGTACTACATAAGAAAGATTAGGGCGGAAAAAACTTTTTTGAAAGACTTTTCCTTTTTTGAAATGGAGTTTTTCTTGTATATCTTCTACGACTTGGGGAGTTGCAGTTGCAGTCAAGGCTAATACGGGAACATCGGGGAATAAAGTCCTTATGTCGGCAATTTTTATATATGAAGGTCTGAAATCATACCCCCATTGGGAGATGCAATGGGCTTCATCCACCACTAATAGAGAGACTTTCATTGCTTTTACTTTGGATAGGAAAAGATCGTTTGAAAGACGTTCCGGAGAAATGTATAAAAACTTATATTTACCGAATATGCAATTTTCTAATGTAACGATCGTTTCGTGACGAGTTAATCCGGAATATAGATAAGCCGCTTTAATATCTCTGGCTCTAAGATTATCCACCTGATCTTTCATTAATGCGATCAGAGGTGTTATAACTAAACAAATTCCATCCATAGCTAGGACAGGAACTTGAAATGTTAAGGATTTCCCTCCTCCTGTCGGCATCAAGCCCAAGGTATCATTTCCTGTCAGTACGGAATTGATAATATCTTCTTGTAAAGGTCTGAATGTATCATATCCCCAATATCGTTTTAATATTTCGTAGATGTTTTGTCCCATACCTATGTTCGAGGTTGCAAAATTACAAATTGTAATGGCATATTTTTCTTTTTGACGATTATTTTGTGTATAATAAAACCGGCTTCGAATATATATTATCAAAGCCGGTTGAAAAATTTCAATTTTATATGTTATATTATCGAGTTTGAGAATATTCAATAAAATTGTATATCAATTTTTTAGCTACATCAGAAGATCCAGAGGTCAGGTTTAGATTCGGCATAATATCTAATGTGGAGAAGATTATTTTACCTTTACCGCAAGGGATAATTCCTACGGCTGTTCCAAGATTAAAGCCATGACTTCTATATACTCCTGCAACCAATTCTTCCCCTTCAAGTTTTAGCCCTAACCTATGATCTCCGTCATGAACTAATGCTTGATAAGGCCAGCTCATACCGACATTGCCAGGCAGATCTTTAAATAGGGGATGTGCTTTTACGAAATGAACTCCACCGACCCAATTTCTTCCCATTGCAAAATTACCTTTATTTTTAAGATTTGTGTATTTAGAGATGACATCCATCCATGTTTCTGCTGATTCTAATAAAATAAGGGTGGTGCCGTCATTTTTGCAACGATCTATTAATGATTTAGGATCAAGAGTCGCATTTCCAGGTGTAGACCATTGCAATTGAATTGTTCCGGTTTGTTTTTGTTGTCGGTATTCTACTTGGATATTTATGGCTTTTCCTGCTTCAAGAGTAACAGGTCGTTGGTAAGTGTACATTTTTTTGTTACCCCACTCATCAATTACCCGTTGTCCATTAATAGAAAGGCGTAAGCCCCCATCTGTATTGACCGCTATAAGATATTGTCCGGAAACAGAAGGCATGAGTTTTCCTTTCCATATTGCAGAAAACGGTTGATTTGCTGATACAGAAGCATCTGGTTGCGCACCGTCTGCGAATTGGAAATCAATGTGCGTGTCTGTACGAGTTCCTGCGGCTTCTCTTAAATCGTCGTCTTTAAAGAAGGTTGCAACAATTCCCGGTTTATCATCATTGGTTATGTATGCTTCGGGTTGTATTTTTTGTGGGGCATCTAATGGAGGACGTGTAATGACAACCCAGTCCAATTTGCCTGCATTTTCAGAAAAATCGGTAAGTATA contains:
- the murB gene encoding UDP-N-acetylmuramate dehydrogenase; the protein is MITIEENKSLQQLHTFHLSVLARWFAEYQSIEELIDLLKTDLLRENPFLQIGGGSNLLFTSDYEGVILHSKIKFIEVVSETSEYVTVKAGSGVVWDDFVKYSVSNGWGGVENLSLIPGEVGASAVQNIGAYGVEVKDIILQVEAIEVATGQERTFTTAECMYGYRDSIFKKEMKGKYIITSVIYLLRKNPVYHLDYGNLRHAIGNKNINLQTIRDTVIEIRKSKLPDPDDYGNAGSFFMNPVIPVSQYNLLKEKYPEIPFYPVDTQSVKVPAAWLIDKAGWKNKMLGGAAVHDKQCLVLINKDNAVAKDIIDLAQNIVDSVKSLYGITIKPEVNYI
- a CDS encoding MBL fold metallo-hydrolase; amino-acid sequence: MQIKFLGTGTSTGVPEIACHCEVCSSNDPRDRRLRTSALFTIKSKNILIDCGPDFRQQMLCSHTEKIDAVLLTHVHYDHTSGLDELRVFCKEHSVDVFLEPWVADAIRARIPYCFVEHPYPGVASLNLNEIGTDPFCVQDISVIPIRVMHYKLPILGYRIEDVAYITDMLYISEEEMEKIKDVKILIINALRHTEHISHQTLDMALSLIKRVKPERAYLIHMSHHMGLHEVESKKLPENVYFAHDGLLIDTEYI
- a CDS encoding CDGSH iron-sulfur domain-containing protein, with translation MKKTTEPNVEIGTSAAPEMFYIKILADGPYLVYGNPPIDQEIIMPNEDGASWVYKKGRHYKTEGEYTALCRCGESCKKPFCDGSHSKADWNPEETSDKRPLLEDAELFEGPAMVLADNEKYCAFARFCDAYGRIWNIVQIAKTQDEIDLVKHEAGHCPAGRLVVWDKKTKKVFEPSFDPSIGIIEDPGIKVSGPIWVKGGIRVESADGSSYEIRNRVTLCRCGQSSNKPFCDGTHASMHFRDNLPLEAGKEEW
- a CDS encoding LrgB family protein, with amino-acid sequence MNEILSSTPFLLFLVLASYLSGTYIYTKSKIALLHPIIISIAIIIGVLKWAGIDYETFSKGSYMIHFMLGPSVVALGYVLYEQIGYLKGKVLSITSSIIVGSLVGIVSVIWICKLMGVEHSVIVSLEPKSVTTPIALSLSAKSGGIPSLTAITVVICGILGGIIGPFILRKLHIKSRVAKGLALGAAAHGLGTAKAIELGAVEGAISGLAIGLMGIMTSLLIPLVENLFYK
- a CDS encoding CidA/LrgA family protein, which codes for MVKGASIIMLFYFLGECLSFLINGIVPGSVYGMVLLFLSLLLKFVKPRDVRSVSNALTQNMALFFVPAGVGLMASFDLISRYWAALLIVSVVTTAVIIAVVGYMQDKLEKKL
- a CDS encoding RecQ family ATP-dependent DNA helicase, whose translation is MGQNIYEILKRYWGYDTFRPLQEDIINSVLTGNDTLGLMPTGGGKSLTFQVPVLAMDGICLVITPLIALMKDQVDNLRARDIKAAYLYSGLTRHETIVTLENCIFGKYKFLYISPERLSNDLFLSKVKAMKVSLLVVDEAHCISQWGYDFRPSYIKIADIRTLFPDVPVLALTATATPQVVEDIQEKLHFKKGKVFQKSFFRPNLSYVVRYGENKIQQLIHILNRVPGSAIIYVRSRQKTKEIAEELRRFKISADFYHAGLKSEDKNRKQQSWKEDHCRVIVATNAFGMGIDKPDVRLVIHLDLPNSPEEYYQEAGRAGRDGLQAYAVILYANADKVKLEKRIRDMFPEREFISRVYEALGNFLQVAVGSGMNSVFDFNLNTFCKTFKFPILPTFNALKILEQAQYIEFTEEVESLSRVMITVQRDELYKLQTDDYEKEELLQCLLRSYTGLFADYVFIQEDLLSRRSGLSPQEVYENLIYFSKQHILHYIPQKRTPFIIYTTPREDLKYLSIPRNVYEERKERFSHRIHSMLEYVLHDKKCRTQILLNYFGETFNRECGLCDICLQQKSGELTSGDFSRIEKEIYKLLQADKCSLDTIIARIPFSQEKIVETLRFLCDEQFVQVKDGLYYI